From the Salmo trutta chromosome 2, fSalTru1.1, whole genome shotgun sequence genome, one window contains:
- the mkks gene encoding molecular chaperone MKKS: MSRVTKKASSVCTDSPLSMSEVCQKMTLMRQILTSCFGPNGRLKQVHNNVGGHVLTTSTSTSLLQAVSSSEPLLKLITASILNHLSRFSDCGLYTGILCFSLIDHVQKSGLRPSVAIKINKQLLEVCTSFLNQEDCGCKVNVDFNSCQSLVTLARSVISSKPACVLTEGEQQHISTLAVHAFLLTVPCGDTLSSPVRLGRTVTVSIEGQFVLDSTVFPGLLVNVPDMQLHPTDSERIRRGPGPFRLALFTVSLSGDLSEFGEGFLEVNCGAPDPEDLILNQLLKLGEQAVTDQVEVFMCQRVIHPVLQHYLRRHGLLVVERLGIALIQPIVQMTGAQAVALYQTPIPPEAYGQVKGCFVRTVGSRKMLHLLPPREPVPAVCTMVLCHRNDTMLNELKAACQRAEHVLRLTLRDPVGLLGGGCTETHMAAYVSNKGTTEAAEAALSLGVSQSHYLLGLNGFCSSLETVALALEHDGGTSLVDLTYAHHWPVPQGEGLQQGDEGEVPATCGCGLVERSSRPGLEWTPLNTRYPLRHAPLVVGKDTTPTPQLRVLDSFTAKLNALQVAVEMANLVLDIGYIIQDVN, encoded by the exons ATGTCTCGAGTTACCAAGAAAGCGTCATCTGTCTGTACAGACAGCCCACTGAGCATGAGTGAAGTCTGTCAGAAGATGACACTGATGAGGCAGATCCTCACCTCTTGTTTCGGACCCAATGGCAGACTGAAGCAAGTCCATAACAACGTTGGTGGACACGTCTtgaccacctccacctctacatccCTACTTCAAGCTGTTTCCTCATCGGAGCCGTTACTCAAACTTATAACTGCCTCCATCCTAAACCACCTGTCTCGGTTCAGTGACTGTGGTCTGTACACTGGCATCCTCTGTTTTTCCCTCATTGACCATGTTCAGAAGTCAGGCTTGAGACCAAGTGTTGCGATCAAAATCAACAAACAACTTTTGGAGGTTTGCACCAGTTTCCTCAACCAGGAGGACTGTGGCTGTAAAGTGAATGTCGATTTCAACAGCTGCCAGAGCTTGGTGACACTAGCCAGGAGTGTCATCTCTAGCAAACCTGCCTGTGTGTTGACTGAGGGTGAACAACAGCATATCAGCACGTTGGCTGTCcatgcctttctactgactgtcCCCTGTGGTGACACCCTGAGCTCCCCAGTCCGTCTTGGTAGGACTGTGACTGTCTCCATCGAGGGACAGTTTGTGCTAGATTCTACAGTGTTTCCAGGTTTGCTGGTGAATGTCCCAGACATGCAGCTTCACCCCACAGACTCAGAGAGAATCAGACGGGGGCCCGGTCCCTTCCGACTGGCCCTGTTCACGGTGTCTCTCTCAGGGGATCTATCTGAGTTCGGAGAGGGCTTCCTGGAG GTGAACTGTGGAGCCCCTGACCCAGAAGACCTAATCCTGAATCAGTTACTGAAGCTGGGAGAGCAGGCAGTTACAGACCAGGTGGAGGTGTTTATGTGTCAGAGAGTAATACACCCTGTACTGCAGCATTACCTCCGGAGGCACGGGCTCTTGGTCGTAGAGAGACTCGGCATTGCACTCATTCAGCCCATTGTTCAAATGACag GTGCTCAAGCAGTGGCATTGTACCAGACCCCTATCCCTCCTGAGGCCTATGGCCAGGTGAAAGGCTGCTTTGTCAGGACTGTTGGATCCAGAAAGATGCTGCATCTCCTTCCACCTCGGGAACCAGTACCAGCTGTCTGCACTATGGTCCTCTGCCACAGGAACGACACCATGCTCAATGAACTGAAG GCTGCGTGTCAGAGGGCAGAGCATGTGTTGAGGCTGACCCTGAGAGACCCAGTAGGTCTGCTGGGAGGAGGATGCACTGAGACACACATGGCAGCCTATGTCAGTAACAAG GGCACTACTGAAGCAGCGGAGGCAGCGTTATCCCTGGGAGTCTCCCAGTCTCATTACCTACTGGGACTGAATGGATTCTGCTCCTCCCTGGAGACCGTAGCGCTGGCCCTGGAGCACGATGGAGGAACCAGCCTCGTAGACCTCACCTACGCCCACCACTGGCCTGTGCCTCAGGGAGAGGGACTCCAGCAGGGTGATGAAGGTGAGGTTCCAGCCACCTGTGGCTGTGGCCTGGTGGAGAGGAGCTCCAGGCCTGGGCTGGAGTGGACCCCCCTCAACACCAG GTACCCTTTACGTCATGCCCCCCTGGTTGTGGGTAAGGACACTACCCCTACCCCTCAGCTCAGGGTACTGGACTCCTTCACAGCCAAACTCAATGCTCTGCAGGTTGCCGTGGAAATGGCTAATCTGGTACTGGACATTGGATACATCATCCAAGATGTCAACTGa